The following are encoded together in the Dyella terrae genome:
- a CDS encoding rRNA pseudouridine synthase, with protein sequence MTEPLRLAKRVAALAQCSRREAEMYIEGGWVRVDGVIVEEPQFKVLEQHIEIDPNARLEPTEPATLVLHKPAGITIDEARALIRVESHAADDTSGVRVLKRHFARLESPLPLPDKAEGLVVFTQDWRVKRRLEEDFDRIEQELVVEVAGKLAPNGLALLNHGLSFDNYALPPIKVSWQNETHLRFALKRIAPEKVERMCSAVGLKVLGIKRIRVGRVPMSRLPPGQWRYLLSTDRF encoded by the coding sequence GCCCTGGCCCAGTGCTCGCGACGCGAAGCGGAGATGTATATCGAAGGCGGCTGGGTGCGCGTGGACGGCGTGATCGTCGAAGAGCCGCAGTTCAAGGTGCTGGAACAGCACATCGAGATCGATCCGAATGCCCGGCTGGAGCCTACTGAACCTGCCACGCTGGTGCTGCATAAGCCAGCAGGCATCACTATCGACGAAGCTCGGGCATTGATTCGCGTGGAGAGCCACGCCGCTGACGATACCTCCGGCGTGCGCGTGCTGAAGCGTCACTTTGCCCGCCTGGAGTCGCCGCTGCCCCTGCCCGACAAAGCCGAGGGCTTGGTGGTCTTCACCCAGGACTGGCGCGTAAAGCGCCGCCTGGAAGAGGATTTCGACCGCATCGAACAGGAGCTGGTGGTCGAGGTCGCGGGCAAGTTGGCGCCGAATGGCCTCGCGCTGCTCAACCACGGGCTCAGCTTCGACAACTATGCGCTGCCGCCGATCAAGGTGAGCTGGCAGAACGAAACCCACCTGCGCTTTGCCCTGAAGCGGATCGCCCCCGAGAAGGTCGAGCGCATGTGCAGCGCAGTGGGGCTGAAGGTGCTCGGGATCAAGCGCATCCGTGTTGGCCGCGTTCCCATGTCCCGATTGCCACCGGGTCAATGGCGTTATCTGCTCAGTACAGATCGATTTTGA